The Geoglobus acetivorans genome window below encodes:
- the eif5A gene encoding translation initiation factor IF-5A, whose protein sequence is MKQQAEVRQLREGGYVVIDDEPCEILSISVSKPGKHGAAKARIDAIGIFDRQKRSIVQPVTAKTYIPIVERKRAQVISVSGNVAQLMDLETYETFELEFGDEVADKVQPGNEIVYIESLGKRKIAEK, encoded by the coding sequence ATGAAACAGCAGGCAGAAGTCAGACAGCTTAGAGAGGGAGGATATGTCGTAATCGACGATGAACCATGTGAAATTCTCAGCATCTCGGTCAGCAAGCCAGGAAAGCATGGAGCTGCGAAGGCGAGAATTGATGCCATCGGTATTTTTGACAGGCAGAAGAGGAGCATCGTTCAGCCGGTTACAGCGAAGACATACATCCCGATCGTGGAGAGGAAAAGGGCTCAGGTAATAAGCGTCTCAGGTAACGTTGCCCAGCTGATGGACCTGGAGACATACGAAACTTTCGAGCTTGAATTTGGAGATGAGGTTGCAGATAAGGTCCAGCCAGGTAATGAAATCGTGTACATCGAATCTCTCGGAAAGAGGAAGATAGCGGAGAAGTAA
- a CDS encoding ArsR/SmtB family transcription factor, with amino-acid sequence MKISLDREALLLLSSETRVEILKRLSDRRKTLSELSKEVGVSKSSVKEHLERLERAGLIRRVDEGRKWIYYEITPEGLKVVMPEKARRPAIELFASIAAFISGTVMLLLSFMSGMRAQKEAPAYEVARTPTPEIAEKAIPQPTISPTPAPTPTPTPTPVPTATPTPTPVPTPTATPSPAPALTPTPAKTPAIEAAKALGGAEIMFYVATALITISFILLLIYIKRRS; translated from the coding sequence GTGAAAATCAGCCTTGATCGAGAGGCACTTCTCCTGCTCTCGTCGGAGACGAGAGTGGAAATTCTGAAAAGGCTATCAGACAGAAGGAAAACCCTCAGCGAGCTTTCCAAGGAGGTCGGGGTGTCGAAATCAAGTGTGAAGGAGCACCTCGAACGCCTTGAGAGAGCCGGGCTTATAAGGAGGGTAGACGAGGGCAGGAAGTGGATATACTACGAAATCACGCCCGAAGGTCTGAAGGTTGTGATGCCGGAAAAGGCGAGGAGGCCAGCAATAGAGCTCTTCGCCTCCATAGCTGCGTTCATTTCTGGAACCGTCATGCTGCTGCTTTCGTTCATGAGTGGAATGAGAGCGCAGAAAGAAGCTCCGGCCTATGAGGTTGCGAGAACTCCCACTCCAGAGATTGCTGAGAAAGCGATTCCTCAACCAACAATCTCTCCAACCCCCGCACCAACGCCAACACCCACGCCTACACCCGTTCCAACGGCAACACCCACCCCCACGCCTGTGCCAACCCCAACCGCCACGCCAAGCCCAGCACCAGCCTTAACTCCCACACCGGCTAAAACCCCGGCAATTGAAGCTGCAAAGGCTCTGGGTGGTGCGGAGATTATGTTTTATGTGGCAACAGCGCTTATAACCATCTCGTTCATCTTGCTCCTGATTTACATAAAAAGAAGGAGTTAG
- a CDS encoding DUF1297 domain-containing protein, producing the protein MIDEARKVADSYEDITIGIFGSHSAKETGMAAKAFGLKTVVVVQKGREKLYTKYNRHLFDEVILLDSFRDLVSEEVQETLIEMNTVFIPNRSFAVYVGYDAIEKKFRVPIYGNRYLLRAEERNYERGQYYLLEKAGLRYPREFRCPEEIDRLVIVKVQQAKNPLERAFFYANSPEDYHRQAEKLLKEGVIDEEGLEKARIEEYVLGARFNANFHSYALKDIFGNFDFVGFSDRRQVNLQGFLNLPAKEQLKIDVPVKNEEIGHFGVTMRESKQEMVYEAGERFIDACMREYPPGIIGMFGLQGAIAYSPEDETKLEFVIFDVSMRVPGDPAIGPTSPEMRNLSLKHGIKIEDPLDLTMMELKQALEAGRLSETVT; encoded by the coding sequence ATGATCGATGAGGCGAGAAAGGTCGCAGATAGCTACGAGGACATCACCATAGGCATTTTCGGATCGCACTCAGCCAAGGAGACGGGGATGGCCGCAAAGGCCTTCGGGCTGAAAACAGTGGTTGTTGTTCAGAAGGGCAGGGAGAAGCTCTACACCAAGTACAACCGCCACCTGTTCGACGAGGTCATCCTGCTCGACAGCTTCAGGGATCTGGTCAGCGAGGAGGTTCAGGAGACACTCATCGAGATGAACACCGTCTTCATACCCAACAGGAGCTTCGCGGTTTACGTTGGCTACGATGCTATTGAAAAAAAGTTCAGGGTGCCAATCTACGGAAACAGGTACCTGCTGAGGGCCGAGGAGAGGAACTACGAGAGGGGACAGTACTACCTGCTGGAGAAAGCTGGTCTCAGGTACCCCAGGGAGTTCAGGTGCCCCGAGGAGATAGACAGGCTCGTCATAGTCAAGGTTCAGCAGGCGAAGAACCCGCTCGAGAGGGCGTTTTTCTACGCGAACTCTCCCGAAGATTACCACAGGCAGGCGGAGAAACTTCTGAAGGAGGGAGTTATAGACGAGGAGGGGCTTGAAAAAGCCAGAATCGAGGAGTACGTTCTTGGGGCAAGATTCAATGCCAACTTCCACAGCTACGCCCTGAAGGACATTTTCGGTAACTTCGACTTTGTTGGTTTCTCGGACAGAAGACAGGTGAACCTGCAGGGCTTCCTCAATCTACCGGCTAAAGAGCAGCTCAAGATAGACGTACCCGTTAAAAACGAGGAGATCGGCCACTTTGGGGTGACGATGAGGGAGAGCAAGCAGGAGATGGTCTATGAAGCTGGAGAGAGGTTCATAGATGCGTGCATGAGAGAATATCCTCCGGGCATAATCGGCATGTTCGGGCTGCAGGGGGCCATCGCATACTCGCCTGAAGATGAGACGAAGCTGGAGTTCGTGATTTTCGACGTCTCGATGCGAGTTCCAGGAGATCCGGCGATAGGGCCGACCTCACCGGAGATGAGGAACCTGAGCCTGAAGCACGGGATAAAAATAGAGGATCCGCTCGACCTGACGATGATGGAGCTGAAGCAAGCCCTCGAAGCGGGAAGGCTGAGCGAAACGGTAACCTAA
- a CDS encoding FAD-dependent oxidoreductase — protein MNRYDVIIVGAGPGGLFSAYKLAGKARVAVFEMGRSIERRKCPSDLSESFCLKCNPCNVTAGVGGAGGLSDGKLNYVHPNFPESFTVGGDFLGLVDEEYLIEKMDEVDRIFLEHGAPDELYGDNVDELLALMRRANSAGIEFVPLRQRHVGSDELPKVIGSMQDYLSGNGIEIYTNTTVVNIDPKEKKVVTQDGKEYFYDYLIIGVGRGGAEWLEKWVRNYDFAISKEAKAIDVGVRVEVPATIMDEITSIIYDPKLRITTKKHDDYMRTFCTCPRGWVIREDYGEFSLVNGHSKAKEKTNNSNFALLGHYVFTEPFDMPNEWGRDLAKITTKLGGGNPLVQRLKDLRLGRRSTEMRIKNNRLLKPTLKTAVPGDISLAYPGRVVDDIIDALEQLDKVIPGVADDSTLLYAPEIKFYSLKLEISPEMETNIPGIYAIGDGAGISRGIVGAAVTGLIAAESILRRVKNDR, from the coding sequence ATGAACAGATATGATGTCATAATTGTAGGAGCCGGCCCGGGCGGCCTTTTTTCAGCATACAAGTTAGCTGGGAAAGCCAGAGTCGCCGTTTTCGAAATGGGACGGAGCATTGAAAGGAGAAAATGTCCAAGTGACCTCTCTGAAAGCTTCTGCCTCAAGTGCAACCCATGCAACGTTACTGCTGGTGTGGGTGGTGCGGGAGGACTGTCTGACGGTAAACTGAATTACGTGCATCCCAATTTTCCGGAGAGCTTTACAGTTGGTGGAGACTTTCTGGGACTTGTTGATGAAGAATACCTCATCGAAAAGATGGATGAAGTTGACAGGATATTCCTCGAGCATGGAGCTCCGGATGAGCTTTACGGAGACAACGTGGACGAGCTTTTGGCTCTGATGAGGAGGGCAAACTCGGCAGGAATAGAGTTCGTCCCGCTCAGACAGAGGCATGTGGGGAGTGATGAGCTGCCAAAGGTTATAGGGAGCATGCAGGACTACCTCTCCGGAAACGGGATTGAGATATACACCAACACGACAGTTGTCAACATAGATCCAAAGGAAAAGAAAGTGGTTACACAGGATGGGAAGGAGTATTTTTATGATTACCTCATAATCGGCGTAGGGAGAGGAGGGGCTGAATGGCTTGAGAAGTGGGTCAGAAATTACGATTTTGCGATAAGCAAGGAAGCAAAAGCAATAGACGTCGGCGTCAGGGTTGAGGTGCCTGCAACGATAATGGATGAGATAACGTCGATAATCTATGATCCAAAGCTCAGGATAACGACGAAGAAGCATGACGACTACATGAGAACGTTCTGCACCTGCCCGAGGGGCTGGGTGATCAGGGAGGACTACGGGGAGTTCAGCCTCGTAAACGGCCACAGCAAGGCGAAGGAGAAGACGAATAACAGCAATTTCGCTTTGCTCGGCCACTACGTGTTCACAGAGCCTTTCGACATGCCAAACGAGTGGGGGAGAGACTTAGCGAAGATAACAACGAAGCTCGGCGGAGGAAATCCGCTCGTTCAGAGGCTCAAGGACCTGAGGCTCGGAAGGAGAAGCACTGAGATGAGGATAAAGAACAACAGGCTCCTCAAGCCCACGCTCAAAACAGCGGTCCCGGGAGACATCAGCTTAGCGTATCCCGGAAGGGTTGTGGATGATATCATTGACGCACTCGAACAGCTCGACAAGGTTATTCCAGGCGTGGCGGACGACTCAACGCTGCTCTACGCCCCGGAAATCAAGTTCTACTCGCTCAAGCTTGAGATAAGCCCCGAGATGGAGACAAACATTCCCGGCATTTACGCCATAGGAGATGGAGCGGGGATAAGCAGGGGAATTGTTGGTGCGGCAGTAACGGGGCTGATTGCTGCAGAGAGCATCCTCAGGAGGGTCAAGAATGATCGATGA
- a CDS encoding heparan-alpha-glucosaminide N-acetyltransferase domain-containing protein, producing the protein MRYVEIDFFRGIALIMMLISNFVTDLQYFAGYDQYQMFWRMFALLTASMFVFISGVSAWMSHFHASMSKFLKRFFRLFGLGLAITVFTKIFLEEGTIYFGVLHFLAIAGLLAIPFLKFGPYNLFLAIPFFAGKFLVEGLHSENLLLLPLGITPVPFFTFDYFPVFPWFGVFLLGVGTGAVFYPDGVRRFDFIFPENPVSGMVSALGRHTLEIYLIHQPVFASLLLLYLGNLPGVKIL; encoded by the coding sequence ATGAGATATGTTGAAATTGACTTTTTCAGGGGTATCGCTCTGATTATGATGCTGATATCCAATTTTGTGACCGATTTACAGTATTTCGCAGGATATGATCAGTATCAGATGTTCTGGAGGATGTTTGCCCTGCTGACTGCATCAATGTTTGTGTTCATTTCAGGGGTCTCTGCATGGATGTCCCACTTTCACGCCTCCATGTCGAAGTTTTTGAAGAGATTTTTCAGGCTTTTTGGACTCGGACTGGCGATAACAGTATTCACAAAAATTTTTCTTGAAGAGGGGACTATCTACTTCGGAGTTCTTCACTTTCTTGCCATTGCAGGCCTTCTTGCCATCCCTTTTCTGAAATTTGGGCCGTACAACCTTTTTCTCGCAATCCCGTTTTTTGCGGGTAAGTTTCTTGTTGAGGGGCTGCACTCGGAGAACCTTCTGCTTCTACCTCTGGGCATAACCCCCGTGCCGTTTTTCACCTTTGACTACTTCCCGGTATTCCCCTGGTTTGGTGTTTTCCTGCTGGGGGTGGGAACAGGCGCGGTTTTTTATCCGGATGGCGTCAGGAGGTTTGACTTCATATTCCCTGAAAATCCCGTTTCCGGGATGGTATCCGCTCTCGGGAGGCACACTCTGGAAATATATCTCATACATCAGCCTGTTTTCGCTTCACTTCTGCTGCTGTATCTCGGAAACCTTCCGGGAGTGAAGATTCTCTAA
- a CDS encoding Mov34/MPN/PAD-1 family protein: MKFKISRDVWDFLRSVEQKDFERCGLLFGRGDSVLQAIEIENIKKSPVEFELSPLESLKAFEEAEEKNLEVVGVWHTHLQNAVPSAKDIRGMRNFPGLWIIMSRKEIRGYVLEQEVVEVELEIL, encoded by the coding sequence GTGAAGTTCAAAATTTCAAGAGATGTCTGGGATTTTTTGAGGTCGGTGGAACAGAAGGATTTCGAGCGATGCGGGCTTCTTTTTGGCAGAGGTGATAGCGTTTTACAGGCGATTGAAATAGAGAATATCAAAAAATCTCCTGTTGAGTTCGAACTCTCTCCTTTGGAGTCTCTGAAGGCATTTGAAGAGGCTGAAGAAAAAAACCTGGAGGTTGTGGGTGTCTGGCACACACACCTGCAAAATGCCGTTCCTTCTGCAAAAGACATCCGGGGTATGAGAAATTTCCCGGGCCTTTGGATAATAATGTCCAGAAAAGAAATTCGGGGCTATGTGCTGGAACAGGAAGTTGTAGAAGTTGAACTTGAAATACTTTAG
- a CDS encoding PRC-barrel domain-containing protein yields MIGEVSSVLGLRVYTDEGRYVGRVADLSIDIEARQVKGLAIVDVNRMLINTRANGVIIPYRFVKAVGDIVIIKDLFRKMERKKSEEES; encoded by the coding sequence ATGATTGGTGAAGTGTCATCAGTTCTTGGACTGCGAGTTTACACGGATGAGGGGAGGTACGTCGGCAGAGTGGCAGATCTTTCAATAGATATCGAGGCACGACAGGTCAAGGGACTGGCGATTGTTGACGTAAACAGAATGCTGATAAACACCAGAGCAAACGGAGTCATTATCCCGTACAGGTTCGTTAAAGCTGTGGGGGACATCGTTATAATCAAAGACCTCTTCAGGAAGATGGAGAGGAAGAAGAGCGAGGAAGAAAGCTAA
- the cbpB gene encoding peptide-modifying radical SAM enzyme CbpB translates to MEIVEFSGFKVAIDPETNFWAIYEEILPEEILKFHEENSKALTERMKKYRFEVNFNTAYINPTERCNANCPYCYIPPEIRNRGREMDYGTLKDILERLETLGVRNVIFHGAEPLIVKNEIFRAIDEFDYRFGVQTNGFLLESQDVEFLVERGVNVGLSFDSPRQEVDDLLRGKGHHRKIVELLDTFNGYENLNIITTINRHNYTHLAEMVDFLAGKVRLVLMNPVRGTSEGGRALRPDPLEAAGHFIEAVERAIWHTKNGKRIVIGDFANVLLGIIAPYSRVLQCDISPCGGGRRFISITPDGIFPCGEFIGMEQFRTGLEDLENVKNHFQEVKNRTVENIEECRECVYRNICGAPCPAEVYAETGTMLEKSPFCEFYKKVIEHAFRVIHRRDVEHVINLRGLRKIYEIEFGK, encoded by the coding sequence ATGGAAATTGTAGAGTTCAGCGGATTTAAGGTTGCAATAGATCCTGAAACGAATTTCTGGGCGATTTATGAAGAAATCCTGCCCGAAGAGATACTGAAGTTTCACGAAGAGAACAGTAAGGCACTCACAGAAAGGATGAAGAAGTACAGATTTGAGGTTAATTTCAACACTGCCTACATAAACCCCACAGAGAGGTGCAATGCAAACTGTCCCTACTGTTACATTCCTCCAGAAATAAGAAACAGGGGCAGGGAAATGGATTACGGAACTCTGAAGGATATTCTGGAAAGGCTGGAAACTCTGGGAGTCAGGAATGTAATCTTTCACGGTGCCGAGCCTCTAATCGTTAAGAATGAGATCTTCAGAGCGATTGACGAATTTGACTACAGGTTTGGTGTGCAGACCAACGGCTTTCTGCTTGAAAGTCAGGACGTTGAATTTCTCGTTGAGAGAGGCGTGAATGTGGGCCTCTCATTCGACTCTCCGAGACAGGAAGTTGACGACCTTTTGCGGGGGAAGGGGCACCACAGAAAAATCGTCGAACTGCTCGACACGTTCAACGGCTATGAGAACCTGAACATCATTACAACGATAAACCGGCATAACTACACCCACCTTGCTGAAATGGTGGACTTTCTGGCAGGAAAGGTCAGGCTTGTTCTGATGAACCCCGTCAGGGGAACGAGCGAGGGAGGAAGGGCATTGAGGCCAGACCCTCTTGAGGCTGCCGGACACTTTATCGAGGCAGTTGAGAGAGCGATATGGCATACGAAGAACGGCAAAAGGATCGTTATTGGAGATTTTGCAAACGTGCTGCTCGGGATCATTGCTCCGTATTCAAGAGTGCTCCAGTGCGACATATCCCCATGTGGAGGAGGAAGAAGGTTCATATCTATAACTCCTGACGGAATTTTCCCGTGCGGAGAATTTATTGGAATGGAACAGTTCAGAACAGGTCTCGAAGATCTTGAAAATGTAAAGAACCATTTCCAGGAAGTGAAAAACAGAACCGTGGAAAACATCGAGGAATGTCGGGAATGCGTCTACAGAAACATCTGCGGTGCTCCATGTCCGGCAGAGGTGTATGCTGAAACTGGGACAATGCTCGAAAAAAGTCCGTTCTGTGAGTTTTACAAAAAAGTCATAGAGCACGCATTCAGGGTAATCCACCGCAGAGATGTCGAACATGTGATAAACCTCAGAGGTTTGAGAAAAATCTACGAAATTGAGTTCGGGAAATGA
- a CDS encoding PGF-CTERM sorting domain-containing protein yields MSEKNYGILLKSAFAAAILAIVMAFAAVSAAGAEEPYEYSVNNVNPEWIISADEFYRWHEMKDAWGPTFAGSPAWQSYMNFLEDKLKEYGVVDIIRNNWTYTRWYTTEWPDDSGWSLYVDGVKIRVASYSAYSGSTDEDGVTAPLVYYDPANPPESIEGKIVVFSVAPHPKPPYSPKYLALFTFNDYEYLSDPETFPPIHTPVSTNVTVSLDVWYQLNQVRSFAKIMAEGKAAGGLVIFNMSYDRAAGLYTFPVPSSVLGVPTLFLDREARETVKQAALEGKNATLRLVAKEEPAEVYQLIGFLPGKNYGTPDDEIVLLITHTDGPSISQENGALGLLGVVGYFSHIPQEERPRTLMVYLDSRHYMPGKEEQWAEYDWLEKHPEVKEKIVGLIAMEHLGQVEYREVGNKFEPTGLVEPSFLWTQNNQKLIDMAIKAVKDSGWPRVQVQCVDRPGVHGESQGIWYGMGKIARKWKVPAFATMGTQGAYWATSTGIEKFDKDLFYRQVAAMTQLTGELMLGNLEELKPVETPTPAPPSPTPTPTPEHTSTPEPVSTPTATETPKQEKEEETPGFELILSTVGLLVAVYALRRGR; encoded by the coding sequence GTGTCTGAAAAAAATTACGGTATTTTGTTGAAATCAGCCTTTGCTGCAGCCATTCTGGCCATAGTTATGGCCTTTGCTGCTGTCAGTGCTGCTGGAGCAGAAGAACCATACGAGTATAGCGTAAATAACGTCAACCCGGAATGGATAATCTCTGCGGACGAGTTCTACAGATGGCATGAAATGAAGGACGCCTGGGGGCCAACCTTTGCAGGAAGCCCTGCATGGCAGAGCTACATGAACTTTCTGGAGGATAAGCTGAAGGAATACGGTGTTGTGGACATAATCAGGAACAACTGGACGTACACGAGATGGTACACGACGGAGTGGCCTGATGACAGCGGGTGGAGCCTCTACGTCGATGGGGTAAAGATCAGGGTGGCCAGCTATTCTGCATATTCCGGTTCAACGGATGAAGATGGAGTTACTGCTCCTCTCGTGTATTATGACCCGGCAAATCCCCCTGAGTCCATTGAGGGCAAGATTGTCGTTTTCTCCGTTGCACCCCACCCCAAACCACCCTACAGCCCGAAGTATCTGGCCCTGTTTACGTTCAATGATTACGAGTACCTTTCCGATCCAGAGACGTTTCCACCAATCCACACTCCCGTCTCAACAAACGTGACCGTTTCGCTGGATGTGTGGTACCAGCTCAATCAGGTTAGGAGTTTTGCCAAGATAATGGCAGAGGGTAAAGCCGCTGGCGGGCTGGTAATTTTCAACATGAGCTATGACCGGGCTGCCGGACTTTACACGTTCCCCGTTCCATCATCTGTGCTCGGTGTTCCAACCCTGTTCCTTGACAGGGAGGCTAGAGAGACTGTAAAGCAGGCGGCTCTTGAAGGAAAGAACGCAACCCTGAGGCTTGTTGCCAAAGAAGAACCCGCAGAGGTGTACCAGCTCATAGGATTCCTTCCGGGCAAGAACTACGGAACTCCTGATGACGAGATAGTACTGCTGATAACTCACACTGATGGACCATCCATTTCACAGGAAAACGGTGCTCTGGGGCTGCTGGGAGTTGTTGGATATTTCTCCCACATACCGCAGGAGGAAAGGCCGAGAACCCTTATGGTTTACCTCGATTCGAGACACTACATGCCGGGCAAGGAAGAGCAGTGGGCAGAATACGACTGGCTGGAAAAACATCCAGAAGTTAAGGAAAAGATCGTTGGCCTCATTGCAATGGAGCATCTGGGGCAGGTGGAGTACCGTGAGGTCGGCAACAAGTTCGAGCCAACAGGGCTTGTTGAGCCATCTTTCCTCTGGACTCAGAACAACCAGAAGCTCATAGACATGGCCATCAAGGCTGTCAAGGATAGCGGGTGGCCGAGGGTGCAGGTTCAGTGCGTTGACAGGCCCGGAGTGCATGGTGAGTCCCAGGGAATATGGTACGGAATGGGCAAGATAGCGAGGAAGTGGAAGGTTCCGGCCTTTGCCACGATGGGCACTCAGGGAGCCTACTGGGCAACTTCAACCGGAATTGAGAAGTTTGACAAGGATCTGTTCTACAGGCAGGTTGCGGCCATGACTCAGTTGACCGGAGAACTCATGCTGGGCAATCTGGAGGAGCTGAAGCCTGTCGAAACTCCAACCCCTGCTCCACCATCACCAACACCCACCCCGACCCCTGAGCACACCTCAACCCCGGAGCCTGTCTCAACGCCTACGGCCACGGAAACACCGAAACAGGAGAAAGAGGAAGAAACACCTGGATTTGAGCTGATACTCTCTACCGTTGGACTTCTGGTTGCAGTATATGCTCTGAGAAGGGGTCGATAA
- a CDS encoding MBL fold metallo-hydrolase produces the protein MKLFENIYAYTWGSAFYDSSNSYVISDGETAIIDPGTYKSYTNLFGLLKNDRIESVDYVLNTHLHKDHCESNQMFMKKGALLGFDERDKVISQFGFSSDLKLGKAFVVGNTEIEVIRTPGHSPGSLTFYIQKYDVAITGDLIFEGGIPGRFDLYGGDRHELVKSLEKLRELDAEYILPGHKRIMKGRKGIDSMLERAVEMVGLY, from the coding sequence ATGAAGCTGTTTGAGAACATCTACGCCTACACGTGGGGAAGCGCTTTCTACGACTCCTCCAACAGCTACGTAATTTCAGATGGTGAGACTGCCATAATCGACCCCGGCACGTACAAGAGCTACACCAACCTGTTCGGTCTGCTGAAAAACGACAGGATTGAGAGCGTGGATTACGTGCTCAACACACACCTTCACAAGGACCACTGCGAGAGCAATCAGATGTTCATGAAAAAGGGAGCATTGCTGGGATTTGACGAGAGAGACAAAGTCATTTCCCAGTTTGGCTTCTCATCAGACCTTAAACTCGGAAAGGCGTTTGTTGTGGGCAATACTGAGATTGAAGTTATCAGAACTCCTGGCCACTCCCCTGGAAGTCTTACGTTCTACATTCAGAAGTATGACGTGGCGATAACCGGTGATCTGATTTTCGAAGGCGGAATTCCTGGCAGATTTGACCTGTATGGGGGTGACAGGCACGAACTCGTGAAGTCGCTCGAGAAGCTTAGAGAGCTTGATGCAGAGTACATCCTGCCAGGGCATAAGAGGATAATGAAAGGCAGAAAGGGGATAGATTCAATGCTTGAAAGGGCTGTTGAGATGGTTGGGTTATACTGA
- the xth gene encoding exodeoxyribonuclease III, whose product MKIVTFNVNSIRARLHIVIPWLKENRPDILCMQETKVDDRNFPESEFSRAGYQVYFSGIKGRNGVAVATLHEPEEVLIGMNGEERDRVITLRFDNLAVTNVYVPQGQSIESEKYQYKLDFLGRLRDYLREIVDFSGNHAVCGDMNVAPEEIDVHSPQRLRNHVCFHIDARNAYREILSMGFVDLLRKFHPEERVYTFYDYRVRNAIEKGLGWRVDAILATPKLAEKCRDCYVDIRPRLMERPSDHLPLIAEFDP is encoded by the coding sequence ATGAAAATCGTTACGTTCAACGTCAATTCAATCAGGGCAAGGCTGCACATAGTAATTCCATGGCTTAAGGAAAACAGGCCGGACATTCTTTGCATGCAGGAAACAAAGGTGGACGACAGAAATTTTCCCGAAAGTGAGTTTTCCAGGGCGGGATATCAGGTCTACTTCTCCGGCATAAAGGGGAGAAATGGCGTGGCAGTTGCAACACTCCATGAGCCGGAAGAGGTTCTCATCGGCATGAACGGAGAGGAGAGGGACAGGGTGATTACCCTGAGGTTTGATAACCTCGCGGTCACGAACGTATACGTGCCTCAGGGGCAGAGCATAGAGTCCGAGAAGTACCAGTACAAGCTCGACTTCCTGGGGAGGTTGAGAGACTATTTGAGGGAGATCGTGGACTTCAGCGGCAATCACGCGGTCTGCGGGGACATGAACGTTGCGCCTGAGGAGATAGACGTCCACAGCCCCCAGAGGCTCAGGAACCACGTGTGCTTCCACATCGATGCGAGGAACGCTTACAGAGAAATCCTGTCCATGGGCTTTGTCGACCTCCTCAGGAAGTTCCACCCGGAGGAGAGGGTTTACACGTTCTACGACTACAGGGTGAGGAACGCGATAGAGAAGGGCTTGGGGTGGAGGGTTGATGCCATACTCGCAACACCAAAGCTTGCAGAAAAGTGCAGGGACTGCTACGTTGACATCAGACCGAGGTTGATGGAGAGGCCGAGCGATCACCTGCCCTTGATAGCGGAGTTTGACCCATGA